TAAATAGACAAGTTCTTGTTCTGTAAATGCAGATTCACAGATCTTGAAGTTCTCTTCAAGCTCATTTCTTTATGTTTCAGGAGCAATGAGATACCGGTTAACAGGCTGGCGATACTGTGCATTTGTAGGATGTTTCGTAGGATTTATAGGACTACATTCTTATTTCACAATATTCAGCCCTATGATGAATCCGGAACAATACAGTATGTATGATTAGTCCACTACGGTtatcaattttctttcaattaatatttcaaCGAGCACAGCTCTTCGGTAAGTATGCAAACTATTTTAGGACAGATACGAGAGCAGGTAGAGGACAAATATACAGACAGGAAACTCTAAGTATAAGCACAGACGAATGTTGATAAAGATCCTGATAGAAGAAGGTGGGTCAGAAGAGATATTTATTGTACAaactaaatatctttattactaTATTCTATAATTGGACCGCTGGTTTTGGAAAGGGCATAAGTCACTAAAAATTCGTGCATATAAAATGGGCTAAAGAACATTCAGTATATTATGTTAAACAGACAATAGATGTAGTGACTTGCACTCTTTTTACAATTATCAATGTAATTACATCGCTGTACAGACATTCGCTGCAAGAAGTTTCTTACTTAACGTGACTAGAAACTCTCCTACAGGCATAGAATCTTATAAACATAATGTACAGTCTATGTTAAAAATCGTCGTGATCGCAAACATCTAGGAAGACATCGAATGCCTCACGATTGCAATTCCCATCGGCAGTGAAAACATATTTATGAAACGTCCCATCCATGCAAATagctgtaaaataatgtaacatATAAATATAGATAGCGTATTCGTAAATATTCTACGTCGACATAACACCGATGCGTTTGTTGTCCTTCAATATACCTATAACAGAGTTCCTGGTACCGAACGCACACACACAAGCGCATTCCGGTGGTACAGTGAATGTGGCCAGTGCCCACTGGCTTTCAACGTAATTCCCCAAGAATCCCATTTTTGCGAAGCTACAAAGAAATAGATCGTTAATTTCGCCAGCCCATTTCCTGCAATGACTAAGAACTCAGGCTCTATTTACATACGTAGATCTGCGATTCAATTGCGTGTCTTTCAATGCAAATATATGCACCGTTCCTTTGTCACTGGAAGCGCATAGAAATTCCGAGTCTCTACTAAATGTAATGCTGAAGCATACGTTAAacgaaacttttatattttaaaaatgtagttcagaggttgtttttaattaaatcttttaCTCCTTAACAACTAGAAGTTATATTCACCAGTAAAGCGTGGCGGAATCGGCGCCCCTCCTCAATTCCACCAACAAGTGTCTACGTATACTGTCCCACACTCTAATTAAAGTACCCTGCGCAGAAGCAGTCGCGATCATGGTTCCGCTGCTGTTCACCGCGAGACAAGCTAATGCGCCCTAATAATATTGTATGCGAACATTAAACACACAGGGAACACGATGATATTACCATTATTTAACTCTCCCTAAACAAGATGCGCATACCTGATGGGCAGCAAGAGTCGCGGGGGCGCTAGAAATTCCAGCTTCTGTAGCACCAAGATCGATTAGCTGCACGCTGCCCAACTTATGACCAGGGAAAGCAAGAAGCTGCTTCTGTGCGGTAGACAAAGTAGCGACTTCTATCAATCCTTTCGGATTATCTCTCGTTTCTAACGTTAATAATCTTCGCGTCGGCATTGGGAACGAGAAGACATGTATCTCGTGTTGAAGCGCTACTACCATTctgttttgtaaaatttatcCTAGGTAAGTAAATGCATCATTGATACGGACCAAAGGTACGAGTTACTTCTATCAACGAACTTACTTATCCCTGCGCAATCTAACAGCTTTAATAGGGCTGGTGAATGTAACTTCCATCACAAACTTTTTAGATAAATCGTCGTAAATAAGTACTGTATTCTCTGCAAACTTTGGCCTCGTACCGCCGCCTACTATGGCAATAATGTTTGTCCTCCATAGCATTTCTGCAATGGCTATACTCCCCATCACATCATTTTCCAAATGTGCTTTCTCAACTAACGGCTCTACATTGTACACCCTCAAACCAGACTCCATGCAACATGTAAAACAtcctaaaaaataaatgaaacatgAGATGATGTCATCGATAAGAAAACTGAACAGACATTGTCGTCGTTGATAATAGCTGCTTTGAAATTTCGATAAACAACTTAGTGTGCTAGTTAATAATAGTATTCTTATGAACAGAGAAGTTTAGTCTGCATACAAATTCTTTTCGACCTCTTTACAATTTTGCTATTACTTCTACTGAAACAAAGTATACCAAATGTGATTTTCACCGCTGACtatttctctttctttatttttaacctGGTCAAAGTTTTGAAACAATGCAGAAACGGTACTACAATTGAGAGTAATAAAAACAAAGTTCGTCCTAGTTTTTGACAGCTCAACTAATTAATAGTCACCTTCATCTTGATTGAATTGTAAACTAAGAATGTTTCGTTCTCCAGCCATTTGGTTTTACATTAAGTCGAACTAATAAATGTTCCTCTCGCCAGTTATAAtcctttttttgttaataactaTAGTACGTGTTTTTGTTTACATTCTCATTTCACAATCATCTGTGACTAGAGGCTGCGCACTCCGAGGGCTGGTGGGCTGGTGTTAGGATCTTCGCTGGTGTGCGTCTGTGTGTTAGGTGAAGTTAGCTATAGGACATAGGGATATTAATTTTTCATGTGAGAGcgtaattcaaaatcctttgtagcggaaagatttattcgaagcgagcagcacatctggaaggttttaagcgagatcgaaacggaggacgaggaagagtttattgccaggactcataaacacgtagagcgcgttgtgcttctcgagggtttttccttgccagtttttcgaacgtgctcgcgcaatattatagcgaattcgatatctcgcactgactctgtgctgatgccagaaaatgagttggattagttgtttctgatagagacgaagatagctctataagaatcaaccaatccaagttgcGAGCTGAGTGCTTCAGCATTACATGGCACAGATGTCTGAAAGGCGTCAATTGTACATCCGTTTTAGATCTTGACGGCTTTAGGTCGTCTTTTGGGTATCTttagacgtctgtgtgctatctgggtaatagcgaattcggcaatCCGCACTGGTGCGCACTGAGTGCGAACTTTTTCGATGCCAAAATCACAAggcatttttgaatttttttttactatgcttcaattgtttaaaaatccaaccttctcgtttgtaacacatacattaatagattcacttaattaaacaaatttctttccttatttatttatgcgagttttctTGCACAgcttctttaagcataaaggcacggtagtagggacatctaccctaattgaaacttttatttaagaTATATGCGTCcgtaaaatatttttccgaTTTATTAATATCTTTGGTACACGTTACACATTTggtgtatattattaaaaatctatATAATTTAAGGTtcccttcttttttatattttagaatatgaaCTGGAGGATTAAGCATCGCAGAGTTCAATATAAGAATCACGGAAACCGCTTCTAAAGATAATCGTAGACTTGTTGCGCGCAGTTGGCAACATCAGTTTGCATCATGTCAAAAAATAGGAGGTTCCtttcagggggaccaagccgtctttgtttggctgaagttttcccgtttagttagcaccgtattggtaggaggcgctaggtacatcacacacacatacctacgtgtatcagtgagcacgacacacaacctttcgacgttggtgaaatgttaccatgacgaccgtcgtcatttagaaatgtttggcgcagacacgaggaagtgtcctcactttccctggtttaccctttctaaggccgtctgaccatggattgtcgcgtcagtgacgcgtatgcagcagatagaaggatatacaaagcaattgaatatattttcttttcctaagaaaagaagaaatattcaatttcaatgtttatccttctatctgctgcatacgtgtcgctggcgcgacgatccgtggacaggttttaaagtaaacggtacattacacgtatacacatacacatacgtcccgattcacaccaattcacacattcacagtttagtacgcacctcattggtaggaggcgctacaaactctgcttcaactttcgtaagagggaagcttggcccccctggtgccacctctgaagtaacaacttcgtgaaagaactgtgacttgtgttgcgcactgtatgtttaaaaacggtaactctgagaaccatattccaccgattcatacaggtcggtaaagttaatagacatgaaaaataactgcccctgctaagaaaaatgaaaacactgcaaatgaagaattgcatactaaattacttttcaattactaaataaacgaaatcgatccaaatacgatcgcattctttatccttatcaccgacccacggtaaaaagtatctcttacctcgccataattggtttcaacacagacgaggtacagcatagacctatcaccttatagatgttcgtgtcgccacccaaactgtattaccgacccataatttgaggtctgaatgtagtggcatctgctcatgaacagcgttcaactcagcaactactctgacatgtgttgaaaggctgaaaggtgtttgcgtacttgtatacgtgtgactcgtttagagagagagtttggcacaggtaggcttttgctacgctatgctttggctcggtttgtcaacgactcacgcggatttttctccgaaaatccatttcagggatcaagacactatgaagcacaaaaatggtatttcttcaaagcccatgcaagctataagttgcaagatgacattgtttattagtactttgcgtgtagtagaaccttttcacgtatcgtacgccgaaaagtattaaaaattcacgctgttactgacattcccgcaagattctaatgcacttttgaaataataataattggatattactggctacgagtattagtttatggccaacactaaaatttacagtaaaatctaattcttaaaagactcgcagaaggttgcatgatgcacgagtgtcgtggtgtgcatggatgcaactgcaagtcgagttacttttgaaacccgcattgggaaataaaattttgtctagcgctgagaaattcatcggttcagtgaagtgtgtgcacgtcatagttcatattgtctcgtgatttctcaattcgcgcataaatttcatcgattactggaccatgtgggaggccttttaacaggattccatttagatatacccgttacctagaagactttttcagaaactgaaggacgtttaaaaacaggaagtgcttctgtaatcgtgtgcaatgcgattgtagagtcagtgcctgtgcctgccaaaaagtgtttcatagagtaccgtggttctatcgtatacttcgtcgatcttagtaactaagggggagaaacaagtatgtcactcatatttctccaaatattcctgcaactattcatttacaccaagttccactaaaatgtatttattcattataaataatactagatgatatgtataagcattaacattaatgtatcgaacaattaaacattgagaataaaagagaattcattcggcgtagaaaatcatttgcaaattcaagatcaaatgttactaattgcttgatatctcaagttctatcgatcaaagttaataataatttctactgggcggttagggtaaatgttgttaacattatttgtcatagcaatagccaatggaacgtatattttagcagaaaatccatttttgccgaagaattcgttggatttcgcaattgtaattaaccgtcgaccttgttttgatcgggagacatcgttcctcgaagtctagataaggagctcacagagcttcatgtactcagtcgtcgtc
The nucleotide sequence above comes from Andrena cerasifolii isolate SP2316 chromosome 2, iyAndCera1_principal, whole genome shotgun sequence. Encoded proteins:
- the LOC143366285 gene encoding WD repeat domain phosphoinositide-interacting protein 4 isoform X1, giving the protein MAGERNILSLQFNQDEGCFTCCMESGLRVYNVEPLVEKAHLENDVMGSIAIAEMLWRTNIIAIVGGGTRPKFAENTVLIYDDLSKKFVMEVTFTSPIKAVRLRRDKMVVALQHEIHVFSFPMPTRRLLTLETRDNPKGLIEVATLSTAQKQLLAFPGHKLGSVQLIDLGATEAGISSAPATLAAHQGALACLAVNSSGTMIATASAQGTLIRVWDSIRRHLLVELRRGADSATLYCITFSRDSEFLCASSDKGTVHIFALKDTQLNRRSTFAKMGFLGNYVESQWALATFTVPPECACVCAFGTRNSVIAICMDGTFHKYVFTADGNCNREAFDVFLDVCDHDDF
- the LOC143366285 gene encoding WD repeat domain phosphoinositide-interacting protein 4 isoform X2 — its product is MESGLRVYNVEPLVEKAHLENDVMGSIAIAEMLWRTNIIAIVGGGTRPKFAENTVLIYDDLSKKFVMEVTFTSPIKAVRLRRDKMVVALQHEIHVFSFPMPTRRLLTLETRDNPKGLIEVATLSTAQKQLLAFPGHKLGSVQLIDLGATEAGISSAPATLAAHQGALACLAVNSSGTMIATASAQGTLIRVWDSIRRHLLVELRRGADSATLYCITFSRDSEFLCASSDKGTVHIFALKDTQLNRRSTFAKMGFLGNYVESQWALATFTVPPECACVCAFGTRNSVIAICMDGTFHKYVFTADGNCNREAFDVFLDVCDHDDF